The Sesamum indicum cultivar Zhongzhi No. 13 linkage group LG6, S_indicum_v1.0, whole genome shotgun sequence genome has a segment encoding these proteins:
- the LOC105165282 gene encoding basic 7S globulin-like, translating to MASSLAFFLPFLLLFLSISHAQRSFRPDALVLRVRKDVSTLQYVTMINQRTPLVPVNLVVHLGGQFLWVDCDNNYVSSSYRPVRCRSAQCSRAGSTSCGDCFNGPRPGCNNNTCGVIPDNPFTRTATGGELAEDVVSVQSTDGSNPGPLVTVPRFIFSCAPTFLLQGLASGTTGLAGLGRARIGFPSQFAAAFSFRRKFAICLSASANGVIFFGDGPYNFLPNIEISQLRSTPLYINPVSTASAFSQGEPSTEYFIRVNSIRIEGNPITINTTLLNIDSQGNGGTKISTVNPYTLLETSIYRAFTSAYIQAAAARNISRVAGVAPFDVCFSSENVFSTRVGPSVPYIDLVLQGQDAVWTITGSNSMVQVNDNVLCLGFLDGGSNPRTSIVIGGYQLEDNLLQFDLAASRLGFSSTLLGRRTTCANFNFTSNA from the coding sequence ATGGCATCCTCACTTGCATTCTTTCTTCCCTTTCTGCTCCTATTCTTGTCCATTTCTCATGCCCAACGCTCGTTTCGGCCCGATGCTCTCGTTCTTCGGGTGAGGAAAGACGTGTCTACCCTTCAATATGTCACCATGATCAACCAAAGAACACCTCTAGTGCCTGTAAACCTCGTCGTCCATCTTGGAGGTCAGTTCTTGTGGGTGGATTGTGACAACAACTACGTTTCATCCTCTTACCGGCCTGTTCGTTGCCGGTCCGCTCAATGCTCCCGGGCTGGGTCCACTTCCTGTGGTGATTGCTTCAATGGGCCAAGACCCGGCTGCAACAACAACACGTGTGGTGTCATTCCTGACAACCCTTTCACCCGTACCGCCACTGGTGGCGAGCTCGCTGAGGATGTCGTCTCCGTCCAATCAACTGATGGCTCCAATCCCGGCCCATTGGTCACCGTGCCTCGGTTCATATTCTCGTGCGCGCCCACGTTTCTCCTCCAGGGCCTGGCTAGCGGGACAACAGGCCTAGCGGGTCTTGGCAGGGCCCGGATTGGGTTTCCCTCGCAATTCGCTGCCGCCTTCAGCTTCCGCCGGAAATTCGCCATTTGCCTGTCGGCCTCAGCCAATGGAGTCATATTTTTCGGCGATGGCCCATACAACTTCCTCCCCAATATCGAGATCTCGCAACTCAGATCCACGCCGCTATATATAAACCCAGTCAGCACAGCGTCGGCTTTCTCTCAAGGCGAGCCCTCCACCGAATACTTCATCCGCGTGAACTCCATCAGAATCGAGGGCAACCCCATCACAATAAACACCACACTGCTGAACATCGACAGCCAAGGCAACGGCGGAACGAAGATCAGCACCGTCAACCCTTACACTCTGCTGGAAACCTCCATCTACAGGGCATTCACCTCCGCCTACATTCAAGCAGCCGCAGCCAGGAACATCAGCAGAGTCGCCGGAGTCGCGCCTTTCGACGTGTGTTTCAGCAGCGAAAACGTTTTCAGCACGCGGGTGGGGCCGTCTGTGCCGTACATCGACCTGGTATTACAAGGGCAGGACGCTGTCTGGACGATCACGGGTTCCAACTCGATGGTTCAGGTTAATGACAATGTTCTGTGTCTCGGGTTCTTGGATGGAGGGTCGAACCCCAGGACGTCGATCGTGATCGGAGGATATCAGTTGGAGGATAATCTGTTGCAATTCGACTTGGCTGCTTCGAGGTTGGGGTTCAGCTCCACGTTATTGGGCAGGCGAACTACGTGTGCCAACTTCAACTTCACATCCAATGcctag
- the LOC105165283 gene encoding small nuclear ribonucleoprotein Sm D1 yields the protein MKLVRFLMKLNNETVSIELKNGTVVHGTITGVDISMNTHLKTVKLILKGKNPVTMDHLSVRGNNIRYYILPDSLNLETLLVEETPKVKPKKPTAGRPLGRGRGRGRGRGRGRGR from the exons ATGAAGCTCGTCAG gtttttgatgaaattgaacAATGAGACTGTGTCTATTGAGCTCAAGAATGGAACCGTAGTTCACGGAACCATTACAG GTGTTGATATCAGCATGAACACACATCTGAAGACTGTAAAGCTCATTTTGAAAGGAAAGAATCCAGTGACGATGGATCACCTGAGTGTAAGGGGTAACAATATTCGCTATTACATACTTCCTGACAGCTTAAATCTTGAGACGCTGTTGGTGGAGGAGACACCTAAGGTCAAGCCCAAGAAGCCAACTGCTG GGAGACCTTTGGGTCGTGGTCGGGGCCGAGGTCGTGGGCGTGGACGTGGTCGAGGCCGTTAG